From Calditrichota bacterium, one genomic window encodes:
- a CDS encoding VanZ family protein has product MNIQRSQIAKYGFAFSAILILYNTLIPFHFYTQPSKIIRNIGRIEWIPFLHNGSLVPFVDLLGNVILFLPIGFFAALYFIRNRNNVSILLKTTLVGFGFSLFIETAQIFFKYRITSSHDLFTNTFGAALGGVLAILIINKYFDHTKRLFNKIIFAHPHNILFLLFFVFKLIDILVPDKTFLRAHNVGLAWELSELIPFSSFSDSILFKNFMIYLFMGLFFSEIIKKFEGRKSFLVFVYSGLILFLFGSEAFHILFYKIPVYSSIIFLALLGFSLGHKAGLFWIENRKTTPHLTNRIFISIVFLLITYILIDGFYPFKFTSFSSSEISIKNFVPFYFYFKETSFFNIKDVLYSITLSIPIGGYLCYLIKRQNTAERVLITVSAVFSLSFIIEIGQLFIPGRVMDITDVLLMTSGAAIGSVFTIFHKEINSTKQNQQ; this is encoded by the coding sequence TTGAATATTCAACGATCTCAAATTGCTAAATATGGTTTCGCATTTTCTGCAATACTAATTCTGTATAATACGCTAATTCCATTCCATTTTTACACACAACCCTCAAAAATTATAAGAAATATTGGACGCATTGAATGGATTCCATTCTTGCATAATGGCAGTTTAGTGCCTTTTGTGGATTTATTGGGAAATGTGATTCTTTTTTTGCCGATTGGTTTTTTTGCGGCGCTATATTTTATACGAAATAGAAATAACGTTTCAATTCTTTTAAAAACTACATTAGTTGGCTTTGGGTTTAGTTTGTTTATTGAAACAGCCCAAATATTTTTTAAATACCGAATCACATCCTCACATGATTTATTTACAAATACTTTTGGTGCTGCTCTTGGCGGGGTATTGGCAATATTAATTATTAACAAATATTTTGATCATACTAAAAGACTTTTCAATAAAATTATATTCGCGCATCCACACAATATTTTATTTTTATTATTTTTCGTTTTTAAACTAATTGATATCCTTGTTCCAGATAAAACATTCCTTAGGGCACATAATGTTGGTTTAGCCTGGGAACTTTCAGAGTTGATCCCGTTTTCTTCCTTTTCTGATAGTATTCTATTTAAAAATTTTATGATCTATTTATTTATGGGCCTGTTTTTCTCAGAGATAATCAAAAAATTTGAGGGCAGGAAGAGTTTTCTTGTTTTTGTTTATTCCGGATTGATTTTATTCCTGTTTGGTTCTGAGGCATTTCATATCCTGTTTTATAAAATACCGGTTTATTCAAGTATTATCTTTCTTGCATTACTAGGATTTAGTTTGGGGCATAAAGCAGGATTATTTTGGATAGAAAACAGAAAAACAACACCACACCTTACAAATCGAATATTTATTAGCATTGTGTTTTTATTAATAACATACATTTTGATAGATGGATTCTATCCTTTTAAATTCACTTCTTTTTCGTCTTCAGAGATTTCCATTAAGAATTTTGTACCATTTTATTTCTATTTTAAAGAGACTTCTTTTTTTAATATAAAAGATGTCCTTTATTCCATAACATTATCCATTCCGATTGGGGGATATCTTTGTTATTTGATTAAAAGACAGAATACTGCTGAACGGGTTCTAATTACAGTAAGTGCAGTTTTTAGCCTTAGTTTTATTATAGAAATAGGACAACTATTTATCCCAGGCCGGGTAATGGATATAACCGACGTTTTATTAATGACATCCGGTGCAGCTATTGGCAGTGTGTTCACTATTTTTCATAAAGAAATAAACTCTACAAAACAAAACCAGCAATAA
- a CDS encoding sodium:solute symporter, with protein sequence MDHFGIWSLVPPVIAIVLAIKTRQVFISLLFGIWLGWIVLNNWNFLDGSIATIQALVDVFKDSGNTRTIMFSSLVGALIAYIQRSGGVDGFIKIMSNKLQKLDEGDKSRTRVQLYAWITGVIVFVESSITVLTVGSLFRPLFDRYKISREKLAYIADSTSAPICILVPFNAWGAYIIGLLLAQGISDPILVFVKAYPFNFYPILALIGVLLIILSKKDYGPMKKAEHRAQIEGKVLADAAQPMISDDVVGLQKKEGIPVRAKNMIVPIFVMVFMMPFGLLYTGWNISDNFQNYSFMEKIFDSMSNGSGSTAVLWAVLSSIFIAAIMYRTQKLFKMKELIELAFKGIGGLIPLALLMMLAFAIGKVSKDLGAGLFVAEITKEWLSPSMVPFIIFIASSFIAFSTGTSWGTFAIMISIAIPMATSMDVSIPLALAAVLGGGVFGDHCSPISDTTIISSMASASDHIDHVKTQLPYALVIGGVSSIFYIIAGFVL encoded by the coding sequence GTGGATCATTTTGGTATCTGGTCTTTAGTACCACCGGTTATTGCAATTGTTTTGGCGATTAAAACACGTCAGGTTTTTATTTCACTGCTATTTGGTATTTGGCTTGGATGGATAGTTTTAAATAATTGGAATTTTCTGGATGGCTCTATTGCAACCATTCAGGCCCTGGTTGATGTTTTTAAAGATTCCGGAAATACTCGGACGATAATGTTTAGTTCACTTGTAGGGGCTCTTATAGCTTATATACAACGTTCAGGAGGTGTGGACGGATTTATCAAAATAATGAGTAATAAACTGCAAAAGCTTGATGAGGGAGATAAATCCCGGACTCGTGTGCAGTTGTACGCCTGGATAACAGGTGTCATTGTCTTTGTTGAATCAAGTATAACTGTCCTTACGGTTGGTTCACTGTTTCGACCTTTGTTTGACCGTTATAAAATATCGCGTGAAAAGTTAGCCTATATTGCAGACTCAACTTCTGCCCCAATTTGTATACTGGTTCCCTTTAATGCCTGGGGCGCTTACATCATCGGCCTTTTGTTAGCACAAGGCATTTCAGATCCGATTTTAGTTTTTGTTAAGGCCTACCCTTTTAACTTTTATCCAATTCTTGCTTTGATTGGTGTTTTACTTATTATACTCTCAAAAAAAGACTATGGACCAATGAAAAAAGCAGAACATCGAGCCCAAATTGAAGGCAAGGTTTTAGCAGATGCTGCGCAACCGATGATTTCTGATGATGTAGTTGGACTGCAGAAAAAGGAAGGTATACCGGTAAGAGCAAAAAATATGATAGTTCCCATTTTTGTTATGGTGTTTATGATGCCCTTCGGATTGTTATATACTGGCTGGAATATTTCTGATAATTTCCAAAATTATAGTTTTATGGAAAAGATATTTGATTCAATGAGCAATGGCTCGGGATCAACAGCTGTTTTATGGGCAGTATTATCTTCTATTTTTATTGCGGCAATTATGTACCGAACCCAAAAACTATTCAAAATGAAAGAACTAATTGAATTGGCCTTTAAAGGAATTGGTGGGTTAATTCCTCTTGCTCTGCTAATGATGCTGGCTTTTGCAATTGGTAAGGTGAGTAAAGATTTAGGTGCCGGATTGTTTGTTGCAGAAATTACAAAAGAGTGGCTTAGCCCTTCCATGGTGCCTTTTATTATATTTATTGCAAGCAGTTTTATTGCTTTCTCTACAGGTACATCATGGGGTACATTTGCGATAATGATAAGTATTGCAATACCAATGGCTACTTCAATGGATGTGAGCATTCCATTGGCACTGGCTGCTGTTCTTGGAGGTGGGGTTTTTGGGGATCACTGTTCGCCCATATCTGATACAACTATTATTTCGTCTATGGCTTCTGCCAGTGATCATATCGATCATGTAAAAACACAATTGCCATATGCTTTAGTTATTGGCGGTGTTTCGAGTATATTTTATATTATTGCTGGTTTTGTTTTGTAG
- a CDS encoding ComF family protein has protein sequence MFKIFKTLAFDLINMVLPATCTVCGKVLSSNRVIVCENCYSELRKTTPEQLEVFISRISNQKFDNVYIMFEFSELFQKLMYFFKYEGHQRIADYFAASLHESINNTYDMVSFVPLHVTKQRERGFNQSEEIAKSYCQKSGLHFSNQLLQRVKYTTSQTKLDRKKRLENISNAFLVNEDITNKSILIIDDVITTGATLNECAGVLKRAKCKKVDIVAMATPVNILQSNLETSEMDDLILI, from the coding sequence ATGTTTAAGATTTTTAAGACTTTGGCTTTCGACCTAATAAATATGGTTTTACCTGCAACATGCACGGTTTGTGGAAAAGTATTGTCGAGCAACAGAGTGATTGTTTGCGAAAATTGTTATTCAGAATTAAGAAAAACCACACCGGAACAACTAGAGGTTTTTATAAGCAGAATTAGTAATCAGAAGTTTGATAATGTATATATAATGTTTGAATTCTCTGAATTATTCCAAAAGTTAATGTATTTTTTTAAATATGAAGGACATCAAAGAATTGCTGACTATTTTGCGGCATCCCTCCACGAATCAATTAATAATACCTATGACATGGTTTCATTTGTGCCACTACATGTTACAAAACAAAGAGAACGAGGTTTTAATCAAAGTGAGGAAATCGCCAAGAGCTATTGCCAGAAATCTGGGTTACACTTTAGCAACCAACTGTTACAGCGAGTTAAATATACTACATCGCAAACAAAATTGGATCGAAAGAAACGTCTGGAAAATATATCAAATGCTTTTTTGGTGAATGAAGATATTACAAATAAATCAATATTGATTATAGACGATGTGATTACAACCGGTGCGACTTTAAATGAATGTGCTGGGGTTTTGAAGAGGGCAAAATGCAAAAAAGTGGACATTGTTGCAATGGCCACTCCTGTAAATATTCTTCAATCCAATCTTGAAACTAGTGAGATGGACGATTTAATTTTGATTTAA
- a CDS encoding FliA/WhiG family RNA polymerase sigma factor, translated as MQQAVDTMWHEYKQFNSNAFRQQLILRYSGLVKYVVRKMIKNFPQAIEENDLHQIGILGLCEAIERFDPAYGIKFETYAIPRIKGSIIDELRKLDWVPRSLRAKLNNMKEKAVEMDQKFSGNYTEAEMANGLGIEVKDLHNWKKDVNAVNVYSLDKPIDDSNKQNLYDVIEDFDYISANDKIEDDEMKRILLKAIKKLPEKTRLAITLYYYEKLTFKEIGKILSVSESRISQIHSETMSKLRKEINKMTYA; from the coding sequence ATGCAACAAGCAGTTGATACAATGTGGCACGAATATAAACAATTTAATAGTAATGCTTTTCGTCAACAATTAATTCTTCGATATAGTGGCTTGGTAAAATACGTAGTCCGTAAGATGATTAAAAACTTTCCTCAGGCAATAGAAGAAAATGATTTGCACCAGATTGGTATCCTTGGCTTATGCGAAGCGATTGAACGTTTTGACCCTGCCTATGGGATTAAATTTGAAACATATGCAATTCCTAGAATTAAAGGCTCTATTATTGATGAGCTTAGAAAACTGGACTGGGTGCCGCGTTCTTTACGTGCAAAGCTAAATAATATGAAAGAAAAAGCCGTTGAAATGGATCAGAAGTTTTCCGGGAATTACACAGAAGCTGAAATGGCTAATGGATTAGGTATTGAAGTTAAAGATCTTCATAATTGGAAAAAAGATGTAAATGCCGTCAACGTTTATTCCCTCGATAAACCGATTGACGATTCAAATAAACAAAATTTGTATGATGTAATTGAAGATTTTGATTATATCAGCGCAAACGACAAAATTGAAGATGATGAAATGAAAAGAATTCTACTAAAAGCAATCAAAAAACTACCTGAAAAAACACGTCTTGCCATTACTTTGTATTACTATGAAAAGCTTACTTTTAAAGAAATTGGTAAGATTTTAAGTGTCTCCGAATCTCGCATTTCCCAAATTCATTCAGAAACTATGTCTAAGTTGAGAAAAGAAATCAACAAAATGACATATGCTTAG
- a CDS encoding response regulator: MSADVAQPKILIVEDKQDNIDLISYFLKPQNYEISVAMDGESAIEKIANDPPDIILLDIMLPKMNGFEVCERIKKNPETRFIPVIMITALKELKDKIHSLEVGADDFITKPFENVELLTRVKSLLRLKKYHDELEQKNKELLRMDQFKDELSHLIVHDMKNPIFVIQGNLQMMSMGLSDPASSVLKKYVDRIDRSTQNLLRMVMNLIDIAKIESGQMKLNKELIKVNDVIEKCVQKVCEYPENNTKKVTLSLSKEVPFTYVDNSVLERVMENIITFAVSNINTDGEVNINTSFNDNIVNCEIKDDGIQIPPKYQHSVFEKYSQIEIKNEGYRVGRGLSFTYSKIAVEAHKGKLYLDNSSSTGNKFIINLPKENPVAAQQ; this comes from the coding sequence ATGTCCGCGGATGTTGCTCAACCAAAAATTTTAATTGTCGAAGATAAACAAGATAATATTGACCTCATTTCATATTTTTTAAAACCACAGAATTATGAAATTTCAGTTGCAATGGATGGCGAATCTGCTATTGAAAAAATTGCAAATGATCCGCCTGATATTATTTTGCTTGATATTATGCTTCCCAAAATGAATGGCTTTGAAGTTTGCGAACGGATTAAAAAAAATCCGGAAACACGTTTTATACCTGTTATAATGATTACTGCATTAAAAGAGCTTAAAGATAAAATCCATAGCCTCGAAGTTGGTGCAGATGATTTTATAACGAAACCATTTGAAAATGTAGAATTACTTACCCGTGTTAAATCTCTATTAAGATTGAAAAAATATCATGATGAGTTGGAACAAAAAAATAAAGAATTATTACGGATGGATCAATTTAAGGATGAATTATCACACCTTATTGTTCATGATATGAAAAATCCAATTTTTGTTATCCAGGGTAATTTGCAAATGATGAGTATGGGATTATCTGATCCCGCATCAAGTGTGTTAAAAAAATATGTTGACCGCATTGATAGAAGTACTCAAAATTTACTGCGAATGGTTATGAACCTGATCGATATTGCTAAAATTGAATCCGGCCAAATGAAACTCAATAAAGAACTAATAAAAGTTAATGATGTAATAGAAAAATGCGTCCAGAAAGTATGCGAATACCCAGAAAACAATACAAAAAAAGTAACGCTTTCCCTCTCTAAAGAAGTCCCTTTTACATATGTTGACAACTCAGTTTTAGAAAGAGTGATGGAAAATATTATTACTTTTGCTGTTTCAAATATTAATACGGATGGTGAAGTTAATATAAACACTTCATTTAATGACAATATTGTTAATTGCGAGATTAAGGATGATGGTATTCAAATTCCCCCCAAATATCAGCATTCAGTTTTTGAAAAGTATAGTCAGATTGAAATAAAAAATGAAGGCTATCGTGTCGGTCGTGGACTAAGTTTTACCTATTCTAAAATTGCTGTTGAAGCCCATAAAGGCAAATTGTATTTAGATAATTCTTCCTCAACTGGGAACAAATTTATTATAAACCTACCAAAAGAAAACCCTGTAGCTGCACAACAATAA
- a CDS encoding TonB-dependent receptor, whose amino-acid sequence MMAFVIGTSFAGSIKGIVTGASDDSPLIGANVYLQGTTLGAATDEDGIYYISDIEDGTYTLVCDYVGYATQEVEINVDGDVEQNFVMVEFLFSKTISVIADRAKERETPVAYTNVSKAKMVQELGSQDIPMVLNSTPSVYSTMQGGGAGDARINVRGFNQRNVAIMINGVPVNDMENGWVYWSNWDGVGDATASIQMQRGLSAVNLATPSIGGTMNIITDPTALNAGAKFKQEYGEGTFLKTTLSANSGLIDGKYAVSGSVVRKTGDGVTDKTWTDAWAYYFGAAYNINEDNRLELYAVGAPQRHGQNLWQQNIAAYDHDFAKDQDDYDVAALDDYPEASRGRLYNENWGPVSSSYKGKQAVGSDRFDRHDSGFLNERENFYHKPQVNLNWYSNLSSDLGLATVLYYSGGTGGGSGTMGSMRWNYHVGIESPSRFVAWDATIERNIEGADSTGASGILRNSRNDQSTIGLISKLNWRVSDNLKTTFGIDWRTAEIDHFREVRDLLGGQFYIPDLDDQSEFWEGDDVKRRLGDKVGYNNTNTVDWYGAFTQAEYTLDQWTAYGTFGFSSVSYSYVDHFKKADEGGKLKLDSDPEYGFQLKGGAMYRLNDNTEVFANVGYVEKVPIFDNVIDDNNGIFAGSAETEKFTSFEAGANWRGLNNTLSLKGSFYYTMWADRSLPRNVRTSLDDTDIFFLTGLDQLHTGFEFEAAYQPISLFRVDLAGSLGSWEHTSDASGEYRALDSDDNLTTTTYLVGVDGLMIGDAPQTQIAIAGTVFPVQGLNLQLQYRYYDDFYADWDPTDRIVFDGADPDRKQSWQVPAYGLLDFHGSYKLPVDLNGVTFSLNAHVFNILDDLYISDATDNSRFNGFDGDHDADDAEVYMGLPQTFNIGITLSY is encoded by the coding sequence ATGATGGCATTTGTAATTGGTACATCCTTTGCTGGAAGTATCAAAGGTATTGTTACAGGTGCATCAGATGATTCACCATTGATTGGTGCAAACGTATATTTGCAAGGTACAACATTAGGTGCGGCAACTGATGAAGATGGAATCTATTACATCAGTGATATTGAAGATGGAACATATACATTGGTTTGTGATTATGTAGGTTATGCAACTCAAGAAGTTGAGATAAATGTTGATGGTGATGTTGAACAAAATTTTGTTATGGTTGAATTTTTGTTCTCTAAAACAATTAGTGTAATTGCTGACCGGGCAAAAGAGCGTGAAACACCGGTTGCATACACAAATGTCTCCAAGGCTAAAATGGTTCAAGAACTTGGATCTCAAGATATTCCAATGGTTTTAAACTCCACTCCAAGTGTGTATTCTACAATGCAAGGTGGCGGAGCTGGTGATGCACGGATTAATGTTCGTGGTTTTAATCAAAGAAACGTAGCTATTATGATTAACGGGGTTCCCGTAAATGATATGGAAAATGGCTGGGTTTATTGGTCAAACTGGGATGGTGTAGGTGATGCTACTGCTTCAATACAGATGCAGCGTGGACTAAGTGCAGTTAACCTTGCAACACCTTCCATTGGTGGAACAATGAATATTATTACTGATCCTACTGCTTTAAACGCCGGAGCTAAATTTAAGCAGGAATATGGTGAGGGTACATTCTTAAAAACAACACTTTCTGCAAATTCAGGTTTAATTGATGGGAAATATGCAGTGAGCGGTTCAGTAGTCAGAAAAACAGGTGATGGCGTTACAGATAAAACCTGGACCGATGCCTGGGCATATTATTTTGGTGCAGCGTATAACATAAATGAAGATAACCGTTTGGAACTATATGCGGTTGGAGCTCCTCAAAGACATGGCCAGAATTTGTGGCAACAAAATATTGCAGCTTATGATCATGATTTTGCTAAAGATCAAGATGATTATGATGTTGCTGCTTTAGATGACTATCCAGAAGCAAGCCGCGGCAGATTATATAATGAAAACTGGGGTCCTGTAAGTTCTTCGTACAAAGGGAAGCAAGCTGTGGGAAGCGATAGATTTGATCGTCATGATAGTGGATTTCTAAATGAACGTGAAAATTTTTATCATAAACCACAAGTAAACCTAAACTGGTATTCAAATCTTTCTTCTGATTTAGGTTTGGCTACTGTTTTGTATTATTCAGGTGGTACAGGTGGTGGATCGGGTACAATGGGTAGCATGCGTTGGAATTATCATGTAGGAATTGAAAGTCCGTCTCGTTTTGTTGCTTGGGATGCTACAATAGAAAGAAATATTGAAGGAGCTGATAGTACTGGTGCGTCTGGTATTTTACGTAATAGCCGTAATGATCAAAGTACAATTGGTTTAATTTCCAAATTAAACTGGCGTGTAAGTGATAATTTAAAAACAACATTTGGTATTGATTGGCGTACTGCTGAAATTGATCATTTTCGTGAGGTTCGGGATTTACTTGGTGGACAATTTTATATTCCAGATTTAGATGACCAATCCGAATTTTGGGAAGGTGATGATGTAAAAAGAAGGTTAGGTGATAAAGTAGGCTATAACAACACAAACACGGTTGACTGGTATGGTGCTTTCACTCAGGCTGAATACACATTGGATCAGTGGACTGCTTACGGTACATTCGGCTTTTCTTCTGTTTCATACAGTTACGTAGATCATTTCAAAAAAGCAGACGAAGGTGGCAAACTTAAATTGGATTCTGACCCAGAATATGGTTTCCAGCTTAAAGGTGGTGCGATGTATCGTTTAAATGACAATACAGAAGTATTTGCTAATGTTGGTTATGTTGAAAAGGTACCTATTTTTGATAATGTTATTGATGACAATAATGGTATCTTTGCAGGGAGCGCGGAAACCGAAAAATTTACTTCATTTGAAGCTGGTGCAAACTGGAGAGGTCTGAATAATACTTTGAGTTTAAAAGGTAGCTTCTATTATACAATGTGGGCTGATAGATCACTTCCAAGGAATGTTCGAACTTCATTGGATGATACTGACATCTTTTTCTTAACCGGATTAGATCAGCTACATACTGGTTTTGAATTTGAAGCAGCATATCAACCAATATCATTATTTAGGGTTGACTTGGCAGGATCCCTTGGAAGTTGGGAGCATACATCAGATGCATCAGGTGAATATCGTGCTTTAGATTCTGATGATAATTTAACAACAACAACATATCTAGTTGGTGTTGACGGATTGATGATAGGTGATGCTCCTCAAACACAGATCGCCATAGCTGGTACAGTATTCCCGGTACAGGGTTTAAACCTTCAGTTACAGTACAGATACTATGATGATTTTTATGCAGATTGGGATCCTACAGACCGAATAGTTTTTGATGGTGCTGATCCTGATAGAAAACAAAGCTGGCAAGTTCCTGCATATGGGCTTCTTGATTTTCATGGCTCATATAAATTACCAGTTGATTTGAATGGTGTGACTTTTAGTTTAAATGCACATGTATTCAATATTCTTGATGACCTTTATATCAGTGATGCTACGGACAATAGCCGTTTTAACGGTTTTGATGGTGACCATGATGCAGATGATGCAGAAGTGTATATGGGACTTCCTCAGACATTTAATATTGGCATTACATTAAGCTACTAA
- the nusA gene encoding transcription termination factor NusA, producing the protein MNVDIMEAITQIAKDKKIEKEDLRDMLENIFRGMIQKRYGSDENFDVIVNIDKGDIEIYQEKTVVEDVEDPVREITLANALKIDEDAEMGEEIVEVIDPILFGRRLIVAAKQNLNQRIRDFEKENLIEEYENRIGEIIIGDIHQMHKRGMYINVDKTEVFLPRDEQIHNERLRRGNTIRCLIKEVRNTGRGPEIIVSRSDEQFLIRLFELEVPEIYDGIVEIKKVAREAGERSKISVESIDRRIDPVGACVGMKGVRIQSIVKELNNEKIDIISFSSEPEIFIMRAMTPAKPVKIIVNKDERMAVAVIPDDMMSLAIGRNGVNLRMASLLTDFQIEPIKESEYNTESSINYAATVIDDIEELAKSVKTKLIDAGLENIEDLAEKGIDGLKEIAGIGPKTVDKIWDVVQKYLDTEDED; encoded by the coding sequence ATGAATGTAGATATAATGGAAGCAATCACTCAGATTGCAAAAGATAAAAAAATTGAAAAAGAAGATCTGCGCGATATGCTTGAAAATATCTTTAGAGGTATGATCCAAAAAAGATATGGTTCGGATGAGAACTTTGATGTTATCGTTAATATTGATAAAGGTGATATAGAAATTTATCAGGAAAAGACAGTTGTTGAAGATGTAGAAGACCCGGTTCGTGAGATAACTTTGGCAAATGCATTGAAGATTGACGAAGATGCTGAAATGGGTGAAGAGATTGTAGAAGTGATTGACCCGATTTTATTTGGACGGCGTTTAATTGTGGCTGCTAAACAAAACCTAAATCAACGTATCCGTGATTTTGAAAAAGAAAATTTAATCGAAGAGTATGAAAATAGAATTGGTGAAATTATTATAGGCGACATTCACCAGATGCATAAACGGGGCATGTACATCAATGTGGATAAAACAGAGGTGTTTCTGCCGCGAGATGAACAAATCCATAATGAGCGTTTAAGGCGTGGAAACACAATCAGGTGTTTGATTAAGGAAGTAAGAAATACCGGCCGTGGCCCTGAAATTATCGTTAGCCGCTCCGATGAACAATTTTTAATCCGTTTATTTGAGTTGGAAGTACCTGAAATTTATGACGGTATTGTTGAGATCAAAAAGGTTGCACGAGAAGCGGGTGAAAGGTCTAAGATTTCTGTTGAATCAATTGACCGCCGTATCGATCCGGTTGGTGCATGTGTTGGAATGAAAGGTGTGCGTATTCAGTCAATTGTTAAAGAATTGAATAATGAAAAAATTGATATCATTAGTTTTTCTTCAGAACCGGAAATTTTTATTATGCGTGCCATGACACCTGCAAAGCCTGTAAAAATCATCGTAAATAAAGATGAGCGTATGGCTGTTGCAGTTATTCCGGATGACATGATGTCGCTTGCTATTGGCCGTAATGGTGTTAACCTGAGAATGGCATCTTTGCTTACAGATTTTCAGATTGAGCCAATTAAAGAATCAGAATATAATACGGAAAGCTCGATAAATTATGCAGCAACTGTGATTGATGATATTGAAGAATTAGCAAAATCAGTAAAAACTAAATTAATTGATGCCGGGTTGGAAAACATTGAAGACCTTGCAGAAAAAGGAATTGACGGGCTTAAGGAAATTGCTGGAATTGGCCCTAAGACTGTTGATAAAATCTGGGATGTTGTTCAGAAATATCTGGACACAGAGGATGAAGACTAA